In the Bacillus sp. HSf4 genome, TCTTCGATTCCCAGCTCGTGCTTAATCCAGTCATATCCTTCAGCTTCAAGACGCTGTGCAAGCTCAGGTCCGCCTGATTTCACAACGCGGCCTTGCATCATAACGTGCACATGGTCAGGCGTGATGTAGTTCAACAGGCGCTGATAGTGCGTGATGATCAGGCAGCCGAAGTCTTCGCCGCGCATTTTGTTGATGCCTTTTGAGACGACTTTCAGGGCGTCGATATCCAAACCGGAATCGATCTCATCAAGGATGGCGATCTTCGGTTCAATCATCATCAGCTGCAGGATTTCATTGCGCTTTTTCTCCCCGCCTGAAAATCCTTCATTTAAATAGCGCTGCGCCATGTCAGGGTCCATTTCAAGAAATTCCATATTTTCATCCATTTTGCGGATGAATTTCATTAACGAAATCTCATCGCCCTCTTCTCTGCGTGCATTGATTGCAGAGCGGAGGAAGTCGGCATTCGTGACGCCGCTGATTTCACTCGGATATTGCATGGCCAGGAACAGGCCGGCTTGCGCGCGTTCATCCACTTCCATTTCCAGAACATCTTTGCCGTCAAGCAAAATGCTGCCTTTTGTTACTTCATATTTAGGGTGTCCCATGATCGCCGCGGATAAAGTCGATTTACCCGTTCCGTTAGGTCCCATGACAGCGTGGAATTCCCCGCCTTTTATTTCAAGGTTTACACCTTTTAAAATCTCTTTCCCTTCAATCTCAACGTGAAGATCTTTGATTGTTAATGTCGAAGCAGCCATGAAATATACCTCCAATATAGATAATCATTATTCTCAATTTATTCTCATTCTAATTTTATAACAAATGAAAATTGAATACAACAAAAGTCTTTAAGATCTTTTTCGTGTGTACATGTTTTCAAGTGTAACAAAAATCGTTTTTTTCTTAAAGTGATTGCCGTAAGAAACTTCCTTCGTCCATAACCATCCAGTAAAAACGATTATTTACATTTGCCTCGCATTCGAAGATCTGTTCTCGGGGAGTGTGCTTTAAGAGGAGGCGGATTTTTCACACTGAAGGGAGCTCGTTCTCAATTGCATGAATCATGATGGGAATGCTTTTCACCTTCTATCTGGATGGTGACATGCTTCAAATTAAATTCTTTCCTTAGATATTCTGATACTTGTTGCAGGATTCTATCCCTGTCACTGTTATCTGCGACTGTCACATGACAGCTTAAGGATGGAAAGTCGGAAGTGATCGACCAAATATGAAGATCGTGAACATCCTTGACAGACGGAATCGACAG is a window encoding:
- the sufC gene encoding Fe-S cluster assembly ATPase SufC, whose protein sequence is MAASTLTIKDLHVEIEGKEILKGVNLEIKGGEFHAVMGPNGTGKSTLSAAIMGHPKYEVTKGSILLDGKDVLEMEVDERAQAGLFLAMQYPSEISGVTNADFLRSAINARREEGDEISLMKFIRKMDENMEFLEMDPDMAQRYLNEGFSGGEKKRNEILQLMMIEPKIAILDEIDSGLDIDALKVVSKGINKMRGEDFGCLIITHYQRLLNYITPDHVHVMMQGRVVKSGGPELAQRLEAEGYDWIKHELGIEDETVGQEA